One Roseburia rectibacter DNA window includes the following coding sequences:
- the fliB gene encoding flagellin lysine-N-methylase — protein sequence MQPDYYKEFTCIADQCSFTCCREWKIGVDDVTFKKWKHTCIPDGMYEESLIRQNVADCSNGGNRESCVQKRQDLNTKEKKLQLSEYVIKKDGSRVIGLNEEKNCPFLNEKKLCRLVLAYGDEILSQTCQIFPRELHTFNEDVTEYSLMPSCPAVVDLLWKRDHISFSGEMDASAYRELAPLVNLRAFLMKLMEDDAHTPEHDLMKIFYVLLDLYERVEKEPVNDAVKSYPDGFLEELSKTIDDIEQNPQYSIEERNELFLDLAENYRREGLYEKYLEPVAQLAEQLSEQGIKEEVVKEWQEFEVLFLKYQPLMRRFLLMELYADSLKPDGNIEEMVVQVQWIAMEYATIRHAVFLYWLLGMENKFSNGKSISQEALAYENLREYIVVISRVMGYEEEDIYEYLENSFEDIIWDWGYFALICG from the coding sequence ATGCAGCCAGATTATTATAAGGAGTTTACCTGTATTGCAGATCAGTGCAGCTTTACATGCTGCAGGGAGTGGAAGATCGGGGTGGATGATGTTACTTTTAAAAAGTGGAAACATACATGTATACCGGACGGGATGTATGAGGAAAGCCTGATCAGGCAGAATGTGGCTGATTGCAGCAATGGCGGAAACAGAGAAAGCTGCGTGCAGAAAAGACAGGATCTGAACACAAAGGAAAAAAAGCTGCAACTGAGTGAGTATGTGATAAAAAAGGATGGAAGCAGAGTTATAGGGTTAAATGAAGAGAAAAACTGTCCGTTTTTAAATGAAAAAAAATTGTGCAGATTAGTCCTTGCCTATGGGGATGAGATACTTTCACAGACTTGTCAGATTTTTCCAAGGGAGCTTCATACATTTAATGAAGATGTTACGGAATATTCCCTGATGCCGTCCTGTCCGGCGGTCGTTGATCTGTTATGGAAAAGAGATCATATTTCTTTTTCCGGGGAAATGGATGCATCTGCCTACCGGGAACTTGCTCCGCTTGTGAACTTACGTGCATTTCTGATGAAGCTGATGGAAGATGATGCACATACGCCGGAACATGATCTGATGAAGATTTTTTATGTACTGCTTGATCTATACGAACGGGTGGAAAAGGAGCCGGTAAATGATGCGGTAAAATCGTATCCGGATGGATTTCTCGAAGAACTTTCAAAGACTATCGATGACATTGAGCAGAACCCGCAGTATTCCATTGAGGAGCGCAACGAATTATTCCTTGATCTTGCAGAAAATTACCGCAGGGAAGGGCTGTATGAAAAATACTTAGAGCCAGTGGCACAGCTTGCAGAACAGTTGTCGGAACAGGGAATCAAGGAGGAGGTTGTAAAAGAATGGCAGGAGTTTGAAGTACTTTTTTTGAAATACCAGCCTCTGATGCGCCGATTTCTTTTGATGGAATTATATGCGGACAGTTTAAAACCGGATGGCAATATAGAAGAGATGGTCGTGCAGGTGCAGTGGATCGCCATGGAATATGCCACGATCCGGCATGCAGTTTTTTTGTACTGGCTGCTTGGCATGGAAAATAAGTTTTCGAATGGTAAATCTATTTCACAGGAAGCTCTTGCTTATGAGAATCTACGTGAGTATATCGTTGTGATTTCCCGCGTGATGGGATATGAGGAAGAGGATATTTATGAATATCTGGAAAACAGCTTTGAGGATATCATCTGGGACTGGGGATATTTTGCGTTGATTTGTGGTTGA
- a CDS encoding YbjQ family protein gives MILVNTDYISGKNLEMLGLVKGSTIQSKNIGKDITQSFKTLVGGELKAYNEMMNEARALATKRMVEEAESLGADAVVNIRYASSAVMQGAAEVIAYGTAVKFVN, from the coding sequence ATGATCTTAGTAAATACTGATTATATCAGCGGCAAAAATTTAGAAATGCTCGGTCTGGTAAAGGGAAGCACGATCCAGAGCAAGAATATTGGAAAAGATATTACACAGAGTTTCAAAACATTAGTTGGTGGGGAATTAAAGGCATACAATGAAATGATGAATGAGGCAAGAGCCCTTGCCACTAAACGTATGGTGGAAGAAGCAGAAAGTCTTGGTGCGGATGCGGTTGTAAATATCCGCTATGCATCTTCTGCAGTTATGCAGGGAGCCGCGGAAGTTATTGCATATGGTACGGCTGTAAAATTTGTAAATTAG
- a CDS encoding cupin domain-containing protein has translation MKTTSKEEFEKQNVFGTGAENTGFAQYFIGNSYLNPLTDPKNCAVFMANVTFEPGCRNNWHIHHAAKGGGQLLICTAGEGWYQEEGKEPVSLTPGTVITIPAEVKHWHGAKKDSWFSHIAVEVPGENCKNEWCEPVSDEVYDKLK, from the coding sequence ATGAAGACTACAAGTAAAGAAGAATTTGAAAAACAGAACGTATTTGGAACAGGAGCGGAGAATACAGGATTTGCACAGTATTTTATCGGTAATTCTTATCTGAATCCACTGACAGATCCAAAGAACTGTGCAGTATTTATGGCAAATGTTACGTTTGAGCCGGGTTGCCGCAATAACTGGCATATTCATCATGCGGCAAAAGGTGGCGGACAGCTTTTGATCTGTACAGCAGGTGAGGGATGGTACCAGGAAGAGGGAAAAGAGCCGGTCAGCCTGACACCGGGTACGGTGATCACTATTCCTGCAGAGGTAAAGCACTGGCATGGAGCGAAAAAAGATAGCTGGTTTTCCCATATTGCAGTGGAAGTTCCTGGAGAAAACTGCAAAAACGAATGGTGCGAACCGGTATCTGATGAAGTATACGATAAACTGAAATAA